From Salinirubrum litoreum, one genomic window encodes:
- a CDS encoding DUF7504 family protein produces the protein MKIPTPSMKTTNRFCIDGLSMTIRELTFRGDDTPPLGTVLGELKREGCAVMIVGESRMAREAMSQRLFGAPDKDRHRVLLTPNGDYPVEPWLPRGVSPSRVRTVSVRESERSATATRPDSPEPRAADLDTALEELDTAIADTQYPFDPGVLRIGVHTADALAEAYGREQALSFLEDVIERVRSRRGMGHVHLNQPAEHPMVGEFEPLVDALVEVRFPDTYQPEQRWYIPQYGYTTWVQISPSH, from the coding sequence ATGAAGATACCAACCCCGTCAATGAAAACTACTAATAGATTCTGTATTGATGGTTTATCAATGACGATTCGGGAGTTAACGTTTCGCGGGGACGACACACCTCCCCTCGGGACGGTATTGGGGGAACTGAAACGGGAGGGGTGTGCGGTCATGATCGTGGGGGAGTCCCGGATGGCGCGCGAGGCGATGTCACAGCGGCTGTTCGGCGCACCAGACAAAGATCGCCACCGGGTACTGCTCACACCGAACGGTGACTACCCGGTCGAACCGTGGCTCCCGCGAGGGGTCTCTCCGTCGCGCGTACGGACGGTCTCGGTCCGTGAATCCGAGCGGAGTGCGACGGCGACACGACCCGACTCTCCGGAGCCACGAGCGGCCGATCTTGATACCGCACTCGAGGAACTCGATACGGCGATCGCCGACACTCAGTATCCCTTCGATCCGGGTGTGCTCCGGATCGGCGTGCATACGGCCGATGCCCTCGCCGAGGCGTACGGTCGTGAGCAGGCGCTGTCGTTTCTCGAGGACGTCATCGAGCGAGTCCGGAGTCGACGGGGGATGGGTCACGTACACCTCAATCAACCGGCAGAACACCCGATGGTCGGTGAATTCGAACCCCTCGTCGACGCACTCGTCGAGGTACGGTTCCCCGATACGTACCAGCCGGAACAAAGATGGTACATCCCCCAGTACGGTTACACGACCTGGGTGCAGATCTCCCCCAGCCACTGA
- a CDS encoding CHAT domain-containing protein codes for MLTVAPLDARSGLTVHDRIEDVRFELLTDRQVNPRSADPDVFRVPVSTAAEITAERLTIPKQIVCYIRTHEGVTLAETAPNEETTLDAGRYELELTSLPFKLYAHVTGTFTIQPQDGHTQFSFAEPTTITLGFRSFHEQPAATVTTTSDPFDLMQAVSTLGSALKTTSPERSWPTLRGHPPLLERGAELSIPDGLEPPAENVHIEVPPTLDHIYRVTPLAYYLGAPIEAGRVPHVVADGRTLPLATADGDIEEGVQRTLEQTFFLDCLVRTEGLYELDLRERSALEDSLPFEPSVVYEQSLATRLQIYDEVPYILLEPEIPEWPICSDVRSSPETIEYLPFAANRLSHVRIADGVRANAAEVEPAHLGTFFRGETRGIARDAGDAATPAWDEIEFFEPPEADATTHAWVGDGYPLGTAKTDVDAITRRLERTTVDPDAITVQLVCNDENMVDETAGDLYGLRDLLDFEIAVSHDLTTAEFRELCHEEIDFLHYIGHVDDGGIVCADGSLDLRTLDTTGVRAFLLNACHSYAQGEALVQAGADGGIVTLSRVFNNQATKMGRLTARLLNHGFPLDATMSILDHGPLSSHRYAALGDYRTTICQTSNPLPDLIRIDKDSKDTIKIELYAFPSDRHELGKVKQPIMDNLSKWHLLGGFGDEYIINKPKAEEFLKRGSVPVLSGDEIYWSPCKIDDVL; via the coding sequence ATGCTCACCGTCGCTCCGCTCGATGCACGGTCCGGGCTCACAGTCCACGACCGGATCGAAGACGTCCGGTTCGAACTGCTCACAGACCGGCAGGTGAACCCTCGTTCTGCCGATCCGGACGTGTTCCGCGTTCCCGTCTCGACGGCTGCCGAGATCACGGCCGAACGGCTCACGATTCCCAAGCAGATCGTCTGTTACATCCGGACACACGAGGGCGTAACGCTAGCCGAGACGGCTCCGAACGAGGAGACCACACTCGACGCAGGGCGGTACGAACTCGAACTGACGAGCCTCCCCTTCAAACTGTACGCACACGTCACTGGCACGTTCACGATCCAGCCACAGGACGGCCACACGCAGTTCAGCTTCGCGGAGCCGACGACGATCACACTCGGTTTCCGCTCGTTTCATGAGCAACCGGCGGCGACGGTGACGACGACGTCCGACCCGTTCGATCTGATGCAGGCCGTCTCGACGCTCGGATCTGCGCTGAAGACCACTTCGCCCGAACGGTCGTGGCCGACGCTCCGCGGGCATCCGCCGCTGCTCGAACGGGGAGCGGAACTCTCCATCCCCGATGGGTTGGAACCACCCGCGGAGAACGTTCACATCGAGGTGCCGCCGACGCTGGACCACATCTACCGAGTCACGCCGCTGGCATACTACCTCGGCGCACCGATCGAGGCCGGACGAGTCCCGCACGTCGTCGCAGACGGGAGGACACTCCCGCTGGCGACGGCCGACGGAGATATCGAAGAAGGGGTACAGCGGACGCTCGAACAGACGTTCTTCCTCGACTGTCTCGTTCGGACCGAGGGACTGTACGAACTCGACCTGCGGGAACGGTCGGCACTGGAAGACAGCCTCCCGTTCGAACCGAGCGTCGTCTACGAGCAGTCGCTCGCGACGCGGCTCCAGATCTACGACGAGGTGCCGTACATCTTGCTCGAACCGGAGATCCCCGAGTGGCCGATCTGCTCCGACGTTCGGTCGTCCCCGGAGACGATCGAGTACCTTCCCTTCGCGGCGAACCGACTGTCACACGTCCGGATCGCAGACGGCGTGCGGGCGAACGCTGCCGAGGTGGAGCCGGCCCACTTGGGGACGTTCTTCCGGGGTGAGACGCGGGGGATCGCGCGCGACGCGGGCGACGCTGCCACGCCTGCGTGGGACGAGATCGAGTTCTTCGAGCCACCAGAGGCCGACGCGACCACCCACGCGTGGGTCGGAGACGGCTACCCTCTCGGGACGGCGAAGACAGACGTGGATGCGATCACACGGCGACTCGAACGGACGACTGTCGATCCGGATGCGATCACGGTCCAACTCGTCTGTAACGACGAGAACATGGTCGACGAGACGGCTGGTGATCTGTACGGTCTCCGTGACCTGCTCGACTTCGAGATCGCGGTGTCACACGACCTGACGACGGCCGAGTTCCGCGAGTTGTGCCACGAGGAGATCGACTTCCTCCATTACATCGGTCACGTCGACGACGGGGGTATCGTCTGTGCGGACGGCTCACTCGACCTCCGCACACTGGACACGACGGGCGTGCGAGCCTTCCTCCTCAACGCCTGTCACTCCTACGCACAGGGCGAAGCCCTCGTGCAGGCTGGCGCAGACGGGGGGATCGTCACGCTCTCGCGCGTGTTCAACAACCAGGCGACGAAGATGGGTCGGCTGACCGCTCGGTTGCTCAATCACGGCTTCCCGCTGGACGCGACGATGTCTATTCTAGATCACGGTCCACTGTCGAGTCATCGGTATGCTGCATTGGGTGACTATCGAACAACCATTTGTCAAACTTCGAATCCACTTCCAGACCTCATAAGGATTGACAAAGATAGCAAGGATACTATAAAAATAGAGCTTTATGCCTTCCCAAGCGACCGACACGAATTGGGCAAAGTCAAACAACCGATCATGGATAATCTATCAAAGTGGCACTTGCTAGGCGGATTCGGTGACGAGTATATCATTAACAAACCTAAAGCAGAGGAGTTTCTTAAACGTGGATCGGTCCCTGTACTCTCGGGTGACGAGATCTACTGGAGCCCCTGTAAAATCGACGATGTTTTATAA